One Castanea sativa cultivar Marrone di Chiusa Pesio chromosome 4, ASM4071231v1 DNA window includes the following coding sequences:
- the LOC142632145 gene encoding uncharacterized protein LOC142632145 has product MENTYGCSSKTTKDVSLQEIRDRLAEFAEVRGWVQYHSPRNLLLALVGEVGELSEIFQWKGEVARGLPNWSSDDKEHLEEELSDVLLYLVQLADICGLDLGQAALTKIVKNAKKYPVMNQ; this is encoded by the exons ATGGAGAACACTTACGGCTGTTCATCAAAGACAACAAAGGATGTTTCTCTTCAAGAAATTAGAGATAGGCTTGCTGAGTTTGCTGAAGTAAGAGGATGGGTTCAATATCACAGTCCCAGAAATCTCCTTCTAGCACTA GTGGGAGAGGTGGGAGAGCTATCTGAGATATTTCAATGGAAGGGAGAAGTTGCAAGAGGACTACCCAACTGGAGTTCTGATGATAAGGAGCATTTAGAAGAGGAACTCTCAGATGTTTTGCTCTATCTAGTGCAACTTGCTGATATCTGTGGGCTGGATCTTGGACAAGCGGCTCTGACAAAAATAGTCAAGAATGCTAAGAAGTACCCTGTTATGAATCAGTAA